In Vitis riparia cultivar Riparia Gloire de Montpellier isolate 1030 chromosome 19, EGFV_Vit.rip_1.0, whole genome shotgun sequence, the following proteins share a genomic window:
- the LOC117908321 gene encoding uncharacterized protein LOC117908321: protein MGHSLVGLENPGRILSGFNGASTISLGDIVLSVQAGPVTLNVQFSVVQDLPPFNVILGRTWLHCMKAISSTYHQMVSFLTEDGQINLYGSQLAARQCYQIAREAGTSQENEPLPESTHALNQ from the coding sequence ATGGGACACAGTTTAGTTGGTCTCGAAAACCCTGGAAGGATTTTGTCCGGATTCAACGGGGCGTCAACTATTTCCTTGGGAGACATTGTGCTGTCAGTCCAAGCTGGCCCAGTCACTCTCAACGTTCAATTTTCGGTGGTACAAGATTTACCGCCCTTCAATGTTATCTTGGGGCGCACGTGGCTACACTGCATGAAAGCCATCTCCTCCACGTATCATCAGATGGTAAGCTTTCTTACCGAGGATGGGCAAATCAACCTATACGGCAGCCAGCTAGCCGCTCGCCAATGTTACCAGATAGCAAGAGAAGCAGGGACCAGTCAGGAGAATGAACCCCTCCCTGAGTCCACTCACGCTCTTAACCAATAG